In Amycolatopsis endophytica, the following are encoded in one genomic region:
- a CDS encoding beta-xylosidase/alpha-l-arabinosidase: MTHPTWHDRALPAERRAAALLAEMTLDEKVAQLGSAWPGNEQLNGNVAPMQDVFARGAVAFAQARENGIGHLTRVFGTTPVSAEEGAARIVALQREIVEETRLGIPALVHEECLTGFTTYGATVYPAALAWAATFDEDLVERMASAIADDMRAVGVHQGLSPVLDVVRDYRWGRVEETLGEDPYLVSMLGAAYVKGLERNGIVATLKHFAGYSASRAARNHAPVSIGPRELRDVILPPFETAIREGGARAVMNAYVDVDGVPAAANPALLTGILRDEWGFEGVVVSDYWAIAFLKSMHRVADGTGHAGALALAAGVDVELPDTLCYGKELVELVRSGEVPESLVDRAVGRLLRQKAELGLLDADWAPRADPVDLDSPRNRAIAREVAEKSVVLLSNDGTLPLAARRIAVVGPCADDPLAFMGCYSYPNHVLPRYPEFGIGVEAPSLVASLRDELPDAVITSAAGCPIRDEDRSGFAEAVDAARGADVCVAVVGDRAGLFGEGTSGEGCDAPDLRLPGVQDELLASLLETGTPVVVVVVSGRPYALGDHAGAAALVQAFMPGEEGGPALAGVLSGRTNPGGRLPVQVPRMAGAQPSTYLHPPLGGNSEGISNLDPSPLFPFGHGISYTSFDYTDLTLSAEEIPTDGSVEISVRVRNAGGRAGDEVVQLYVNDVQAQVTRPVKQLAGFARVTLEPDEATTVTFTLHADRLAFTGIELRRIVEPGTIEVFVGRSADDLPCRGAFELTGPVREAGRDRVLTTPVSLQA; this comes from the coding sequence ATGACGCACCCGACCTGGCATGACCGCGCCCTGCCCGCCGAGCGACGGGCCGCGGCCCTGCTGGCGGAGATGACACTCGACGAGAAGGTGGCGCAGCTGGGCAGCGCGTGGCCGGGCAACGAGCAGCTCAACGGCAACGTCGCGCCGATGCAGGACGTGTTCGCGCGGGGCGCGGTCGCCTTCGCGCAGGCGCGGGAAAACGGGATCGGCCACCTGACCAGGGTGTTCGGCACGACGCCGGTCAGCGCGGAAGAGGGCGCGGCCCGCATCGTGGCGTTGCAGCGGGAGATCGTGGAGGAGACCCGGCTGGGAATTCCCGCGCTGGTGCACGAGGAATGCCTGACCGGCTTCACCACCTACGGCGCCACGGTCTACCCGGCGGCGCTGGCGTGGGCCGCGACGTTCGACGAGGACCTGGTCGAGCGGATGGCGTCGGCGATCGCGGACGACATGCGGGCGGTCGGCGTGCACCAGGGTCTGTCGCCGGTGCTGGACGTCGTGCGGGACTACCGGTGGGGCCGGGTCGAGGAGACCCTGGGTGAGGATCCGTATCTCGTCTCGATGCTCGGCGCCGCGTATGTGAAGGGCTTGGAGCGCAACGGAATCGTCGCCACGCTCAAGCACTTCGCCGGGTATTCGGCGTCGCGGGCGGCGCGTAACCACGCGCCGGTGTCGATCGGTCCGCGTGAGCTGCGGGACGTGATCCTGCCGCCGTTCGAGACCGCGATCCGTGAGGGCGGGGCGCGGGCGGTGATGAACGCCTACGTCGACGTCGACGGGGTGCCCGCGGCCGCGAACCCGGCTCTGCTGACCGGAATCCTGCGTGACGAGTGGGGTTTCGAAGGCGTGGTGGTGTCCGACTACTGGGCCATCGCGTTCCTCAAGAGCATGCACCGGGTCGCCGACGGGACCGGCCACGCCGGGGCGCTGGCCCTGGCCGCCGGCGTCGACGTCGAGCTGCCGGACACCCTCTGCTACGGCAAGGAACTCGTCGAACTGGTGCGGTCGGGCGAGGTACCGGAGTCCCTGGTGGACCGTGCGGTGGGACGGCTGCTGCGGCAGAAGGCCGAGCTGGGCCTGCTCGACGCGGACTGGGCGCCGCGGGCGGATCCGGTGGACCTGGACTCGCCGCGCAACCGGGCGATCGCGCGGGAGGTGGCGGAGAAGTCGGTGGTGCTGCTGAGCAACGACGGCACGCTTCCGCTGGCGGCGCGGCGGATCGCGGTGGTCGGGCCGTGCGCGGACGATCCGCTGGCGTTCATGGGCTGCTACTCCTACCCCAACCACGTCCTGCCGCGGTACCCGGAGTTCGGGATCGGTGTCGAGGCGCCGTCGCTGGTGGCTTCGTTGCGGGACGAACTGCCGGACGCCGTGATCACCTCGGCCGCCGGGTGCCCGATTCGCGACGAGGACCGGTCCGGGTTCGCCGAAGCGGTCGACGCCGCGCGTGGCGCCGACGTGTGCGTCGCGGTGGTCGGCGACCGGGCGGGCCTGTTCGGCGAGGGCACGTCCGGCGAGGGATGTGACGCGCCGGACCTGCGGCTGCCGGGCGTGCAGGACGAACTGCTGGCTTCGTTGCTGGAGACGGGAACACCGGTGGTGGTCGTCGTGGTGTCGGGGCGGCCGTACGCGCTGGGGGACCACGCCGGGGCGGCGGCCCTGGTGCAGGCGTTCATGCCGGGTGAGGAGGGCGGTCCCGCGCTGGCGGGTGTCCTTTCCGGACGGACGAACCCGGGCGGCCGCCTTCCGGTGCAGGTGCCGCGGATGGCCGGCGCGCAGCCGAGCACCTACCTGCACCCGCCGCTGGGCGGCAACAGCGAGGGGATCAGCAACCTCGACCCGAGCCCGCTGTTCCCGTTCGGGCACGGCATTTCCTACACGAGCTTCGACTACACGGACCTGACGCTGAGCGCGGAGGAGATCCCGACCGACGGCTCGGTGGAGATTTCGGTGCGCGTGCGCAATGCCGGGGGACGCGCGGGCGACGAGGTGGTGCAGCTGTACGTCAACGACGTGCAGGCGCAGGTGACCCGCCCGGTGAAGCAGCTGGCCGGGTTCGCCCGGGTGACGCTCGAACCGGACGAGGCGACCACGGTGACCTTCACGCTGCACGCCGACCGGCTCGCGTTCACCGGAATCGAACTGCGGCGGATCGTCGAACCGGGCACGATCGAGGTCTTCGTGGGCCGCTCCGCGGACGACCTGCCGTGCCGGGGCGCGTTCGAGCTGACCGGCCCGGTGCGGGAGGCAGGTCGCGACCGGGTGCTGACCACTCCGGTCAGCCTCCAGGCGTGA
- a CDS encoding LacI family DNA-binding transcriptional regulator, which yields MVEVSVSAGSQRATLAMVAEAAGVSMPTVSKVLNGRGDVAAATRERVQDVIRELGYLPQPGRRPVTPARVVDLVFDDLVSPYSLEVLRGVTEAGVETAVDVVVGRLPDHGDDDWARRLRVAGREGLIVVTSELTRAQVEGFARAGLPLVVIDPLNLPRVEVTSVGATNWNGGVAATEHLLRLGHRRIAYAGGPVQASCSQARQHGYRAALENAGIAVDPELILHGAFGYPDGLEMGGRLLDLRQPPTAVFAGSDATALGVMEAARRRGLRVPEDLSVVGFDDTMLAELATPALTTVRQPLQDMGRVALRTLLRLAAGETLDSHHVELATHLVVRDSTTNLQGAP from the coding sequence ATGGTGGAGGTTTCGGTGTCGGCGGGTTCTCAGCGGGCGACGCTCGCGATGGTGGCGGAGGCCGCCGGGGTTTCGATGCCGACCGTTTCCAAGGTGCTCAACGGCCGCGGTGACGTGGCGGCGGCGACCCGCGAGCGGGTGCAGGACGTCATCAGGGAGCTGGGCTACCTCCCGCAGCCCGGCCGACGGCCGGTCACCCCGGCGCGCGTGGTGGACCTGGTGTTCGACGATCTGGTCAGCCCGTACTCGCTCGAAGTGCTGCGTGGCGTCACCGAGGCGGGTGTCGAAACCGCGGTCGACGTGGTGGTCGGGCGCCTGCCGGACCACGGCGACGACGACTGGGCCCGCCGCCTGCGCGTCGCGGGCCGCGAGGGCCTGATCGTGGTCACTTCGGAGCTGACCCGCGCCCAGGTGGAGGGCTTCGCCCGCGCCGGGCTGCCGCTCGTGGTGATCGATCCGCTGAACCTGCCGCGCGTCGAGGTCACCAGTGTCGGCGCGACCAACTGGAACGGCGGGGTCGCCGCGACCGAGCACCTGCTGCGGCTGGGACACCGCCGCATCGCCTACGCCGGCGGGCCGGTGCAAGCCTCGTGCAGCCAGGCCCGTCAGCACGGGTACCGCGCGGCGCTGGAGAACGCCGGGATCGCGGTGGATCCGGAGCTGATCCTGCACGGCGCGTTCGGTTACCCGGACGGCCTGGAGATGGGCGGGCGCCTGCTCGACCTGCGGCAGCCGCCGACCGCCGTGTTCGCCGGAAGCGACGCGACCGCGCTCGGGGTCATGGAGGCGGCGCGGCGGCGCGGGCTGCGCGTGCCCGAGGACCTGTCGGTGGTCGGCTTCGACGACACGATGCTGGCCGAGCTGGCCACCCCGGCGCTGACCACCGTACGGCAACCGTTGCAGGACATGGGCCGCGTCGCCCTGCGGACCCTGTTGCGGCTGGCCGCGGGCGAAACCCTCGACTCACATCACGTGGAGCTGGCCACCCATCTGGTGGTGCGCGATTCGACGACGAACCTGCAAGGAGCACCATGA